A single region of the Homo sapiens chromosome 6 genomic scaffold, GRCh38.p14 alternate locus group ALT_REF_LOCI_1 HSCHR6_MHC_APD_CTG1 genome encodes:
- the HLA-DQB2 gene encoding HLA class II histocompatibility antigen, DQ beta 2 chain isoform 1 precursor (isoform 1 precursor is encoded by transcript variant 1) encodes MALQIPGGFWAAAVTVMLVMLSTPVAEARDFPKDFLVQFKGMCYFTNGTERVRGVARYIYNREEYGRFDSDVGEFQAVTELGRSIEDWNNYKDFLEQERAAVDKVCRHNYEAELRTTLQRQVEPTVTISPSRTEALNHHNLLVCSVTDFYPAQIKVRWFRNDQEETAGVVSTSLIRNGDWTFQILVMLEITPQRGDIYTCQVEHPSLQSPITVEWRAQSESAQSKMLSGIGGFVLGLIFLGLGLIIRHRGQKGPRGPPPAGLLH; translated from the exons ATGGCTCTGCAGATCCCTGGAGGCTTTTGGGCAGCAGCTGTGACCGTGATGCTGGTGATGCTGAGCACCCCAGTGGCTGAGGCCAGAGACTTTCCCA AGGATTTCTTGGTCCAGTTTAAGGGCATGTGCTACTTCACCAACGGGACAGAGCGCGTGCGCGGTGTGGCCAGATACATCTATAACCGCGAGGAGTACGGGCGCTTCGACAGCGACGTTGGGGAGTTCCAGGCGGTGACCGAGCTGGGGCGGAGCATCGAGGACTGGAACAACTATAAGGACTTCTTGGAGCAGGAGCGGGCCGCGGTGGACAAGGTGTGCAGACACAACTACGAGGCGGAGCTGCGCACGACCTTGCAGCGGCAAG TGGAGCCCACAGTGACCATCTCCCCATCCAGGACAGAGGCCCTCAACCACCACAACCTGCTGGTCTGCTCAGTGACAGATTTCTATCCAGCCCAGATCAAAGTCCGGTGGTTTCGGAATGACCAGGAGGAGACAGCCGGTGTTGTGTCCACCTCCCTCATTAGGAATGGTGACTGGACCTTCCAGATTCTGGTGATGCTGGAAATAACTCCCCAGCGTGGAGACATCTACACCTGCCAAGTGGAgcaccccagcctccagagccccATCACCGTGGAGTGGC GGGCTCAGTCTGAATCTGCCCAGAGCAAGATGCTGAGTGGCATTGGAGGCTTCGTGCTGGGGCTGATCTTCCTCGGGCTGGGCCTTATCATCCGTCACAGGGGTCAGAAAG GACCTCGAGGGCCTCCACCAGCAG GACTCCTGCACTGA
- the HLA-DQB2 gene encoding HLA class II histocompatibility antigen, DQ beta 2 chain isoform X2: MALQIPGGFWAAAVTVMLVMLSTPVAEARDFPKDFLVQFKGMCYFTNGTERVRGVARYIYNREEYGRFDSDVGEFQAVTELGRSIEDWNNYKDFLEQERAAVDKVCRHNYEAELRTTLQRQVEPTVTISPSRTEALNHHNLLVCSVTDFYPAQIKVRWFRNDQEETAGVVSTSLIRNGDWTFQILVMLEITPQRGDIYTCQVEHPSLQSPITVEWRAQSESAQSKMLSGIGGFVLGLIFLGLGLIIRHRGQKGLLH; encoded by the exons ATGGCTCTGCAGATCCCTGGAGGCTTTTGGGCAGCAGCTGTGACCGTGATGCTGGTGATGCTGAGCACCCCAGTGGCTGAGGCCAGAGACTTTCCCA AGGATTTCTTGGTCCAGTTTAAGGGCATGTGCTACTTCACCAACGGGACAGAGCGCGTGCGCGGTGTGGCCAGATACATCTATAACCGCGAGGAGTACGGGCGCTTCGACAGCGACGTTGGGGAGTTCCAGGCGGTGACCGAGCTGGGGCGGAGCATCGAGGACTGGAACAACTATAAGGACTTCTTGGAGCAGGAGCGGGCCGCGGTGGACAAGGTGTGCAGACACAACTACGAGGCGGAGCTGCGCACGACCTTGCAGCGGCAAG TGGAGCCCACAGTGACCATCTCCCCATCCAGGACAGAGGCCCTCAACCACCACAACCTGCTGGTCTGCTCAGTGACAGATTTCTATCCAGCCCAGATCAAAGTCCGGTGGTTTCGGAATGACCAGGAGGAGACAGCCGGTGTTGTGTCCACCTCCCTCATTAGGAATGGTGACTGGACCTTCCAGATTCTGGTGATGCTGGAAATAACTCCCCAGCGTGGAGACATCTACACCTGCCAAGTGGAgcaccccagcctccagagccccATCACCGTGGAGTGGC GGGCTCAGTCTGAATCTGCCCAGAGCAAGATGCTGAGTGGCATTGGAGGCTTCGTGCTGGGGCTGATCTTCCTCGGGCTGGGCCTTATCATCCGTCACAGGGGTCAGAAAG GACTCCTGCACTGA
- the HLA-DQB2 gene encoding HLA class II histocompatibility antigen, DQ beta 2 chain isoform X3, which produces MALQIPGGFWAAAVTVMLVMLSTPVAEARDFPKDFLVQFKGMCYFTNGTERVRGVARYIYNREEYGRFDSDVGEFQAVTELGRSIEDWNNYKDFLEQERAAVDKVCRHNYEAELRTTLQRQVEPTVTISPSRTEALNHHNLLVCSVTDFYPAQIKVRWFRNDQEETAGVVSTSLIRNGDWTFQILVMLEITPQRGDIYTCQVEHPSLQSPITVEWRLLH; this is translated from the exons ATGGCTCTGCAGATCCCTGGAGGCTTTTGGGCAGCAGCTGTGACCGTGATGCTGGTGATGCTGAGCACCCCAGTGGCTGAGGCCAGAGACTTTCCCA AGGATTTCTTGGTCCAGTTTAAGGGCATGTGCTACTTCACCAACGGGACAGAGCGCGTGCGCGGTGTGGCCAGATACATCTATAACCGCGAGGAGTACGGGCGCTTCGACAGCGACGTTGGGGAGTTCCAGGCGGTGACCGAGCTGGGGCGGAGCATCGAGGACTGGAACAACTATAAGGACTTCTTGGAGCAGGAGCGGGCCGCGGTGGACAAGGTGTGCAGACACAACTACGAGGCGGAGCTGCGCACGACCTTGCAGCGGCAAG TGGAGCCCACAGTGACCATCTCCCCATCCAGGACAGAGGCCCTCAACCACCACAACCTGCTGGTCTGCTCAGTGACAGATTTCTATCCAGCCCAGATCAAAGTCCGGTGGTTTCGGAATGACCAGGAGGAGACAGCCGGTGTTGTGTCCACCTCCCTCATTAGGAATGGTGACTGGACCTTCCAGATTCTGGTGATGCTGGAAATAACTCCCCAGCGTGGAGACATCTACACCTGCCAAGTGGAgcaccccagcctccagagccccATCACCGTGGAGTGGC GACTCCTGCACTGA
- the HLA-DQB2 gene encoding HLA class II histocompatibility antigen, DQ beta 2 chain isoform 2 precursor (isoform 2 precursor is encoded by transcript variant 2) has protein sequence MALQIPGGFWAAAVTVMLVMLSTPVAEARDFPKDFLVQFKGMCYFTNGTERVRGVARYIYNREEYGRFDSDVGEFQAVTELGRSIEDWNNYKDFLEQERAAVDKVCRHNYEAELRTTLQRQVEPTVTISPSRTEALNHHNLLVCSVTDFYPAQIKVRWFRNDQEETAGVVSTSLIRNGDWTFQILVMLEITPQRGDIYTCQVEHPSLQSPITVEWRPRGPPPAGLLH, from the exons ATGGCTCTGCAGATCCCTGGAGGCTTTTGGGCAGCAGCTGTGACCGTGATGCTGGTGATGCTGAGCACCCCAGTGGCTGAGGCCAGAGACTTTCCCA AGGATTTCTTGGTCCAGTTTAAGGGCATGTGCTACTTCACCAACGGGACAGAGCGCGTGCGCGGTGTGGCCAGATACATCTATAACCGCGAGGAGTACGGGCGCTTCGACAGCGACGTTGGGGAGTTCCAGGCGGTGACCGAGCTGGGGCGGAGCATCGAGGACTGGAACAACTATAAGGACTTCTTGGAGCAGGAGCGGGCCGCGGTGGACAAGGTGTGCAGACACAACTACGAGGCGGAGCTGCGCACGACCTTGCAGCGGCAAG TGGAGCCCACAGTGACCATCTCCCCATCCAGGACAGAGGCCCTCAACCACCACAACCTGCTGGTCTGCTCAGTGACAGATTTCTATCCAGCCCAGATCAAAGTCCGGTGGTTTCGGAATGACCAGGAGGAGACAGCCGGTGTTGTGTCCACCTCCCTCATTAGGAATGGTGACTGGACCTTCCAGATTCTGGTGATGCTGGAAATAACTCCCCAGCGTGGAGACATCTACACCTGCCAAGTGGAgcaccccagcctccagagccccATCACCGTGGAGTGGC GACCTCGAGGGCCTCCACCAGCAG GACTCCTGCACTGA
- the HLA-DQB2 gene encoding HLA class II histocompatibility antigen, DQ beta 2 chain isoform X1, whose product MALQIPGGFWAAAVTVMLVMLSTPVAEARDFPKDFLVQFKGMCYFTNGTERVRGVARYIYNREEYGRFDSDVGEFQAVTELGRSIEDWNNYKDFLEQERAAVDKVCRHNYEAELRTTLQRQVEPTVTISPSRTEALNHHNLLVCSVTDFYPAQIKVRWFRNDQEETAGVVSTSLIRNGDWTFQILVMLEITPQRGDIYTCQVEHPSLQSPITVEWRAQSESAQSKMLSGIGGFVLGLIFLGLGLIIRHRGQKGPRGPPPAGNISAMIQSGERAQA is encoded by the exons ATGGCTCTGCAGATCCCTGGAGGCTTTTGGGCAGCAGCTGTGACCGTGATGCTGGTGATGCTGAGCACCCCAGTGGCTGAGGCCAGAGACTTTCCCA AGGATTTCTTGGTCCAGTTTAAGGGCATGTGCTACTTCACCAACGGGACAGAGCGCGTGCGCGGTGTGGCCAGATACATCTATAACCGCGAGGAGTACGGGCGCTTCGACAGCGACGTTGGGGAGTTCCAGGCGGTGACCGAGCTGGGGCGGAGCATCGAGGACTGGAACAACTATAAGGACTTCTTGGAGCAGGAGCGGGCCGCGGTGGACAAGGTGTGCAGACACAACTACGAGGCGGAGCTGCGCACGACCTTGCAGCGGCAAG TGGAGCCCACAGTGACCATCTCCCCATCCAGGACAGAGGCCCTCAACCACCACAACCTGCTGGTCTGCTCAGTGACAGATTTCTATCCAGCCCAGATCAAAGTCCGGTGGTTTCGGAATGACCAGGAGGAGACAGCCGGTGTTGTGTCCACCTCCCTCATTAGGAATGGTGACTGGACCTTCCAGATTCTGGTGATGCTGGAAATAACTCCCCAGCGTGGAGACATCTACACCTGCCAAGTGGAgcaccccagcctccagagccccATCACCGTGGAGTGGC GGGCTCAGTCTGAATCTGCCCAGAGCAAGATGCTGAGTGGCATTGGAGGCTTCGTGCTGGGGCTGATCTTCCTCGGGCTGGGCCTTATCATCCGTCACAGGGGTCAGAAAG GACCTCGAGGGCCTCCACCAGCAGGTAATATTTCAGCCATGATCCAGTCAGGGGAGAGGGCACAGGCATAA